From the Tribolium castaneum strain GA2 chromosome 2, icTriCast1.1, whole genome shotgun sequence genome, one window contains:
- the LOC655706 gene encoding 23 kDa integral membrane protein isoform X1, whose amino-acid sequence MGCATGLVKYFVFLANLVFALAGLGLVIIGVLYKFNYSEATDALPSNFGVAPILSIIIGAIVFVTAFLGCCGAVKESPCMLTTYAIILLVIFIIQVAIGVYAFIKINEDEAEPRRLIHNSLEKTFDGYGRDVKKTEAVDVIQSWLHCCGLNGPDEYKYANGSLPNSCCLEEVRPCMKREYESYYHNGCVSALYEFMVDKSKVFGAVVLGIALVELFGAFFAFCLVSSVKNSYRRSLYA is encoded by the exons ATGGGCTGTGCCACCGGACTCGTTAAATACTTCGTCTTTCTCGCCAACCTCGTGTTCGCG TTGGCGGGCTTGGGTCTTGTGATAATCGGGGTTTTGTACAAATTCAACTACAGCGAAGCCACGGACGCCTTGCCCTCGAACTTCGGCGTCGCCCCGATTCTCTCGATAATCATCGGGGCCATTGTTTTCGTGACTGCCTTTTTGGGCTGTTGCGGCGCCGTCAAGGAAAGTCCCTGCATGCTGACCACT TACGCCATCATCCTCTTGGTCATTTTCATCATCCAAGTGGCGATTGGCGTGTACGCCTTTATTAAAATCAACGAGGACGAGGCGGAGCCGCGCCGCCTCATCCACAACAGTCTCGAGAAGACTTTCGACGGCTACGGCCGTGACGTGAAGAAAACCGAGGCTGTCGACGTGATCCAAAGCTGG CTGCATTGCTGCGGTCTTAATGGCCCGGATGAGTACAAATACGCGAACGGTTCGCTCCCCAACTCGTGTTGTTTGGAGGAAGTTCGCCCGTGCATGAAACGGGAGTACGAGTCGTACTACCATAACGGTTGCGTCTCTGCGCTTTACGAGTTCATGGTTGACAAGTCGAAAGTTTTCGGTGCTGTGGTCCTCGGAATCGCACTAGTGGAG CTGTTTGGTGCGTTCTTCGCCTTCTGTCTAGTCAGTTCCGTCAAGAATTCGTACAGGAGGAGCCTCTACGCTTAG
- the LOC655706 gene encoding 23 kDa integral membrane protein isoform X2, whose product MGCATGLVKYFVFLANLVFALAGLGLVIIGVLYKFNYSEATDALPSNFGVAPILSIIIGAIVFVTAFLGCCGAVKESPCMLTTYAIILLVIFIIQVAIGVYAFIKINEDEAEPRRLIHNSLEKTFDGYGRDVKKTEAVDVIQSWFHCCGLDRYDQIILQNGSLPHSCCREGVSVCRPTNYNSFYDKPCSKALMEFYQKSSPIIGGVAIGIAVIEIIGAVFGLCLSSSIRNQYRRSAY is encoded by the exons ATGGGCTGTGCCACCGGACTCGTTAAATACTTCGTCTTTCTCGCCAACCTCGTGTTCGCG TTGGCGGGCTTGGGTCTTGTGATAATCGGGGTTTTGTACAAATTCAACTACAGCGAAGCCACGGACGCCTTGCCCTCGAACTTCGGCGTCGCCCCGATTCTCTCGATAATCATCGGGGCCATTGTTTTCGTGACTGCCTTTTTGGGCTGTTGCGGCGCCGTCAAGGAAAGTCCCTGCATGCTGACCACT TACGCCATCATCCTCTTGGTCATTTTCATCATCCAAGTGGCGATTGGCGTGTACGCCTTTATTAAAATCAACGAGGACGAGGCGGAGCCGCGCCGCCTCATCCACAACAGTCTCGAGAAGACTTTCGACGGCTACGGCCGTGACGTGAAGAAAACCGAGGCTGTCGACGTGATCCAAAGCTGG TTTCATTGCTGCGGTCTTGACCGCTACGACCAAATCATCTTGCAAAACGGCAGCTTGCCGCATAGCTGTTGCCGGGAGGGTGTGAGCGTTTGCAGACCCACCAATTACAATTCGTTTTACGATAAGCCCTGCTCGAAGGCACTTATGGAGTTCTATCAAAAGAGCTCTCCGATTATCGGAGGGGTTGCTATCGGGATTGCCGTCATCGAG ATTATCGGTGCCGTGTTCGGCTTGTGTCTCTCTAGTTCGATAAGGAACCAATACAGAAGAAGCGCATACTAA
- the LOC655627 gene encoding CD63 antigen yields MMSCGELFLKGASSTFTGYFLIVSIAFLLYGLTTTYYLLKSNTAETLEEELVSLPSLCLILFGFLLFLFIILGCCGICREIPCCLETYAIFLALLAAAQLGVGIFALVNFDPSNEDFQKRIHDDVGKMFEIYYNNRTQLDNTQQWMKCCGVTDDGPSDWLQNRTIPSSCCENSYQNCTIFSESIYHDGCGQTLYFYIVGTNYIVGLALVVTAVTELIASVMGIGLSCAFWRNSRVMWI; encoded by the exons ATGATGAGTTGCGGAGAGCTGTTCCTCAAAGGTGCCAGCAGCACTTTCACCGGATATTTCCTC atAGTCAGCATAGCGTTCCTCCTGTACGGCCTCACGACCACGTACTACCTCCTGAAAAGCAACACTGCTGAAACCCTGGAGGAAGAACTAGTCTCACTGCCCTCACTGTGCCTCATCCTCTTTGGCTTCCTCCTCTTCCTCTTCATAATCTTGGGCTGCTGTGGGATTTGTCGGGAAATCCCCTGCTGTCTTGAAACT TACGCTATTTTCCTCGCCTTATTAGCCGCAGCTCAGCTCGGCGTAGGAATTTTCGCTTTAGTGAATTTTGACCCAAGCAATGAAGATTTTCAAAAACGCATACATGACGATGTgggaaaaatgtttgaaatttacTACAACAACCGCACACAATTGGACAACACCCAGCAATGG ATGAAATGTTGCGGAGTTACAGACGATGGACCAAGTGACTGGTTACAAAATCGTACAATTCCGTCATCATGTTGCGAAAATTCGTACCAGAATTGTACCATTTTCTCAGAGAGTATTTATCACGATGGGTGCGGACAGAcgctttatttttacattgttGGGACTAATTACATTGTTGGGTTGGCCCTTGTAGTGACGGCCGTTACTGAG CTGATTGCCTCTGTGATGGGGATCGGATTGTCTTGTGCCTTTTGGAGGAACAGCAGAGTTATGTGGATTTAA
- the LOC107397415 gene encoding leukocyte surface antigen CD53-like — translation MGCSTTVVKYLVFFFNLVFAIAGAGLLALGILLKLKNNDIQNFIPDKYHLSLPPVLLIIIGSIIFVTAFFGCCGAIRESTCMLTTFAIILLTLLIIQIAIGAYAFLQVGDTADMKASVTQMVEKSFNQYNTSKSAQAEFDFLQNFLHCCGVESVYDWKWEGGKLPMSCCNNNKNCTIGSTNAYKDGCGIKAYQWFKNGLDLLGILAVAIASIEIIGAIFALCLSSSIKNQLRREAYA, via the exons atgGGCTGTTCAACAACCGTCGTCAAATATCTCGTATTCTTCTTCAATCTAGTGTTCGCC ATCGCTGGCGCCGGTCTTCTCGCCTTGGGCATCCTCCTCAAGTTGAAAAACAATGACATTCAGAACTTCATTCCAGACAAGTACCATCTCAGCCTGCCGCCCGTTttactcatcatcatcggcTCGATTATCTTCGTTACAGCCTTCTTCGGATGCTGCGGCGCCATCAGAGAGAGCACCTGCATGCTCACAACG TTCGCCATCATACTACTGACGCTGCTGATCATCCAAATCGCCATCGGCGCCTACGCCTTCCTCCAGGTCGGCGACACCGCCGACATGAAGGCGTCGGTTACGCAAATGGTCGAAAAGTCCTTCAACCAGTACAACACCTCCAAGAGCGCCCAAGCGGAGTTCGACTTTCTCCAGAACTTC TTGCACTGTTGCGGCGTTGAGAGCGTGTACGACTGGAAGTGGGAGGGCGGCAAATTGCCCATGTCCTGctgcaacaacaacaaaaactgTACCATTGGGTCGACCAACGCGTACAAAGACGGCTGTGGGATCAAGGCGTACCAGTGGTTCAAAAACGGCTTGGATCTGTTGGGGATTTTGGCGGTGGCTATCGCGTCCATCGAG ATTATCGGTGCCATTTTCGCATTGTGCCTTTCGAGTTCCATCAAAAATCAGTTGCGGCGTGAGGCCTACGCTTAA
- the LOC103314304 gene encoding leukocyte surface antigen CD53, with protein sequence MACYKFCRKWTVVIFNLIFLIVGFVLVALGTYWKIKYSHLHAVIPSTYSYYASAPLLLIILGSVIVVISLFGSIGVCRKNPPILTTHTIILLVFFILQIILSGVSFWVLSQDNLRENVYNNVGNLYKSDNNTELINFIQDELNCCGPDGITSIKNMTISAYILKSCHKNHDPTTLAFKDGCKRAVYNFIILTIRGIGTTILALAPIEVVGATLSLSLANAIRNQRRRYGQYLD encoded by the exons atggCCTGCTACAAATTCTGCCGAAAGTGGACAGTTGTCATCTTcaacttaatatttttg atcGTCGGTTTCGTTTTAGTAGCCTTAGGAAcatattggaaaattaaatacagcCATTTACATGCAGTCATTCCTTCCACCTACTCGTATTATGCGAGCGCACCTCttttactaataattttaGGAAGCGTAATCGTCGTCATTTCACTCTTTGGAAGCATTGGAGTTTGCCGAAAAAACCCTCCTATCCTAACCACT CACACTATAATTCTTCTCGTTTTCTTCATCCTTCAAATAATTCTAAGTGGCGTGAGCTTCTGGGTCCTGAGCCAGGACAATTTGCGAGAAAACGTTTACAACAACGTGGGAAATCTCTACAAAAGTGACAATAACACAGAACTGATTAACTTTATTCAAGACGAATTAAACTGCTGCGGACCAGACGGCATCACATCCATTAAAAACATGACAATTAGCGCATATATTCTAAAAAGTTGCCACAAAAATCATGACCCCACCACACTCGCTTTTAAAGACGGGTGCAAGAGAGCCGTTTACAATTTCATTATCTTAACTATTAGGGGGATTGGGACCACGATACTGGCCCTAGCACCGATTGAA GTTGTTGGGGCTACACTCTCGCTAAGTCTCGCCAACGCAATCAGGAACCAAAGACGGAGGTACGGACAATACCTGGACTGA
- the LOC135265515 gene encoding uncharacterized protein LOC135265515 — protein MIFNKRFILWTCMVLNFLFLGVAGIFIATATIDLMGQTSPLWVPILTNILGIILLANYFLGFFGAMEKRLNLLRAYVFIVSAVSLVESIFGIFLLSYKFESPVRNILIGGATNIGLFMVVVSVLKGIAAIFFHHFRRFYATSKIEFLESSTDSQTLIKEDTESVN, from the exons ATGATTTTCAATAAACGATTTATTCTGTGGACTTGCATGGTTTtgaattttctgtttttg gGCGTGGCTGGGATATTTATCGCAACTGCGACGATTGACCTCATGGGCCAAACCTCCCCGCTTTGGGTCCCGattttgacaaatattttGGGAATAATCCTCTTGGCGAACTATTTTTTGGGATTTTTTGGCGCCATGGAGAAGCGCTTGAACCTCCTAAGAGCA TATGTTTTCATAGTTTCAGCGGTCTCACTTGTCGAATCAATATTCGGGATATTTCTCCTGTCTTATAAGTTTGAATCGCCCGTTaggaacattttaatcggTGGCGCTACAAATATTGGGCTTTTTATGGTCGTTGTGTCCGTGCTTAAA gGAATAGCGGCGATTTTTTTCCACCACTTTCGGAGGTTTTACGCAACGAGTAAAATCGAGTTTTTGGAATCAAGCACCGATTCGCAAACTTTAATCAAGGAAGATACAGAAAGTGTAAATTAG
- the LOC655796 gene encoding CD63 antigen → MCLVQECVKFVVLAFNLVFVLVGAALITLGSLYLANLNDITKAIPDPYDHFNLIPILTIVIGSIIFLISFFGCCGACRNSPCLLSTYAVILLIIFIAQIAIGVFAFLEIKNTDDLGKEVNKTIDEVFHKTSKADVELINLIQQDIKCCGTDGPSFWATTPNKTIPSSCYEDQKNLKGLFQEGCQGAFYNFLMDAARIIGIVVLVLAVTEVVGATFALCLANSARNALRRNDYY, encoded by the exons ATGTGTCTTGTGCAAGAATGTGTCAAGTTTGTGGTCCTTGCGTTCAATCTCGTATTTGTG CTCGTGGGGGCCGCTCTTATCACCCTAGGCAGCCTCTACTTGGCCAACTTAAACGACATCACTAAGGCCATCCCGGACCCCTACGACCACTTCAATCTCATCCCCATCCTGACAATCGTCATCGGCTCTATCATTTTCCTGATCTCGTTCTTCGGCTGCTGCGGCGCCTGCAGGAACAGCCCGTGTCTCCTCTCCACG TACGCTGTGATCCTCCTCATCATCTTCATAGCCCAGATAGCGATCGGAGTGTTCGcgtttttggaaattaaaaacacagacGACTTGGGGAAAGAAGTTAATAAGACTATAGATGAAGTGTTCCACAAGACGTCCAAAGCCGATGTTGAACTTATCAACTTGATCCAGCAAGATATAAAGTGTTGTGGGACCGATGGGCCAAGTTTTTGGGCCACTACGCCAAATAAAACCATCCCGTCTTCCTGTTACGAGGACCAAAAAAACCTAAAGGGTTTGTTCCAGGAAGGGTGCCAAGGAGCGTTCTATAATTTCCTGATGGATGCTGCCAGGATTATCGGGATTGTTGTTTTGGTCTTGGCGGTCACTGAA GTTGTGGGGGCCACGTTTGCCTTGTGTTTGGCGAACTCAGCGCGAAACGCCCTCCGAAGGAATGATTACTATTAG
- the LOC655960 gene encoding 23 kDa integral membrane protein: protein MAVSEVTKYLVFLTLNIVVAFCGAILLAFGAILQVDEHKGVRSFAQLSIGGFGIGIGVLGLCLATWGIWALFKRKPSILTYYAVTILVLFIVQIVLGAIALGSVSGGRREDDEIEKDVQRLFRRQDDVAVKRINHIQKTFRCCGVNGPNYWKQMFNKPVPMSCCPEMRERCDSPYEKGCARVYAAAIEKNVGVIGGVAIGFSPVLLVSGVLAWYIRLEIKKMQYT from the exons ATGGCAGTCTCCGAAGTCACCAAATACCTAGTTTTCCTCACCCTCAACATCGTCGTCGCC TTTTGCGGCGCCATCCTCCTGGCCTTCGGCGCCATCCTGCAGGTGGACGAGCACAAGGGGGTCCGCAGCTTCGCCCAGTTATCCATCGGCGGCTTCGGGATCGGAATCGGCGTCCTGGGCCTCTGCCTGGCCACCTGGGGCATCTGGGCCCTGTTCAAGCGCAAGCCCAGCATTCTGACCTAC TACGCCGTCACCATCCTCGTGCTCTTCATCGTGCAAATCGTGCTGGGGGCCATCGCCTTGGGGTCGGTGAGCGGCGGCAGGCGCGAGGACGACGAGATCGAGAAGGACGTCCAGAGGCTGTTCCGCAGACAGGACGACGTCGCCGTCAAGAGGATCAACCACATACAGAAAACG tttCGCTGCTGTGGAGTCAATGGACCCAACTACTGGAAGCAAATGTTCAATAAGCCCGTGCCGATGAGCTGCTGTCCGGAAATGAGGGAGAGGTGCGACAGTCCGTACGAGAAAGGGTGTGCCAGGGTGTATGCGGCCGCGATTGAGAAAAATGTGGGTGTGATTGGAGGAGTAGCTATCGGGTTTTCGCCGGTTTTG CTTGTCTCGGGTGTTCTCGCCTGGTATATAAGACTTGAGATTAAAAAGATGCAATATACTTAA
- the LOC656039 gene encoding tetraspanin-8, translating into MGCLSGIAKYLLFIFNFLIVICGITLIAVGAVITANESKGLDSFTDFSVGGFAIAVGVIIFIIAFFGCCGAIKENGCMLTTYAVILIVLLILQIVLGAMAFVAVKNDDGSLDKEVKKVVTKTFDDYVKDPTEDKKKVIDAIQQDFKCCGVDNWSYWILKGMIQPPSSCYEDEDVQLSKIFKDGCAKRFQEVITYNIKVIGGIALGFAVVELVCAIFAFIVKNRS; encoded by the exons ATGGGTTGTCTTTCGGGGAtcgcaaaatatttattatttatcttcAATTTCTTGATAGTG ATATGTGGCATCACCCTTATAGCAGTGGGTGCCGTTATAACGGCCAATGAAAGCAAAGGTCTCGATTCATTCACCGATTTCTCGGTTGGTGGCTTTGCTATAGCTGTAGgtgtcataatttttattattgctttcttCGGATGTTGCGGAGCCATCAAGGAAAATGGCTGCATGCTGACTACC TATGCGGTCATTCTGATTGTTCTCCTGATTTTGCAAATTGTCTTGGGGGCTATGGCCTTCGTCGCCGTCAAAAATGACGACGGTTCCTTGGATAAGGAAGTGAAAAAGGTTGTCACCAAAACATTTGATGACTATGTAAAGGACCCAActgaagacaaaaaaaaagtaattgatGCAATCCAACAAGAT tttaaatgTTGTGGTGTTGACAATTGGTCTTATTGGATATTAAAGGGAATGATACAACCCCCATCCAGTTGTTACGAGGACGAGGATGTACAACTAAGTAAAATCTTCAAGGACGGTTGCGCGAAACGCTTCCAAGAAGTAATCACTTACAATATTAAAGTCATTGGCGGAATCGCCCTCGGATTCGCAGTAGTTGAA CTCGTGTGTGCCATTTTCGCCTTCATCGTCAAAAATCgatcgtaa
- the LOC103314289 gene encoding uncharacterized protein LOC103314289 encodes MDVARSRKKSKRKRKKKLTYLELKRSTALFFTITKLLTLLAILMLVTSTRQPFYNVLLISQKDVPYLKNIENAIIILVMIIVVCCLSVCLFVVYGYACSNRYVLFMYALSLIYATIFFVYMGGVACMRNNTDNTKEQLFIDYEFNNQLKRAVHVIQATYNCCGSPDFRYRDYYSLPESCCPVNTTHCYHTNAHKKLCSVKRLTICDATKEAYLRSYVMLLFIPLIVASVVQIALIFNLVYEFSKSKQTAVKA; translated from the exons ATGGACGTGGCACGTTCACGAAAGAAATCGAAGAGAAAGCGAAAAAAGAAGCTAACATATCTTGAGCTGAAGCGTTCGACAGCTCTATTCTTCACAATAACGAAATTG cTCACACTGCTCGCAATTTTAATGCTGGTGACGAGCACTCGCCAGCCGTTTTACAACGTTCTTCTAATATCCCAAAAAGATGTGCCCTACTTGAAGAACATTGAAAATGCGATCATTATCCTCGTTATGATCATTGTAGTTTGTTGCCTTTCGGTTTGCCTTTTCGTTGTGTACGGCTATGCGTGTTCGAATCGTTACGTCTTGTTTATG TACGCCTTGTCTTTGATTTATGCAACGATTTTCTTCGTCTACATGGGAGGTGTTGCGTGCATGAGGAACAACACCGATAACACAAAAGAGCAACTCTTCATCGATTATGAATTTAATAATCAATTGAAACGGGCGGTGCATGTAATACAGGCCACT TATAACTGTTGCGGTTCTCCCGATTTTCGCTATAGGGATTATTACAGTTTACCGGAGAGTTGCTGTCCAGTTAATACGACTCACTGTTACCACACAAATGCCCACAAAAAACTCTGCAGTGTTAAACGTTTAACCATTTGCGACGCAACCAAAGAGGCCTATTTGAGGAGTTACGTTATGTTACTGTTCATTCCTCTTATTGTAGCATct GTTGTGCAAATAGCTCTGATCTTCAACTTGGTCTACGAGTTCTCCAAGTCCAAACAAACAGCTGTGAAAGCGTAg
- the LOC103314290 gene encoding uncharacterized protein LOC103314290 isoform X2, with amino-acid sequence MNKAAFVSFLRHLLFLLVILKLVNSLVLVFQSEECKQMFDQKSLIPLDSKAPVYKIDFAVDFIYSLARSIGFILIILSITGFVAAICLHSRPLIIFASGLGLIVTTAIEATMSKVFDFMIMSFDLVLRKDLLALFNSANGFINYTIDPDDLPGYNKAWYRPYKDGWHVGAIGNHVVHEYVDFVQITECCGFNGRPFWEIPIPRSCCSDKYPNETCILQYAYSRSCENAYDNFRQCTVGLRNECCIFAIISAAAGAVSLYLSYMRKKYPHGDYADYSSSDEESGTTDLF; translated from the exons ATGAACAAAGCCGCGTTCGTGAGTTTTCTCCGCCACTTGCTTTTCTTGCTAGTCATTTTGAAATTG GTCAATAGCTTAGTCCTGGTCTTCCAGTCGGAAGAGTGCAAACAAATGTTTGACCAAAAAAGTCTTATTCCCCTCGACTCGAAAGCTCCAGTTTACAAAATAGATTTCGCCGTGGATTTTATCTACTCTTTAGCCCGCAGTATCGGGTTCATTTTGATAATTCTGAGCATCACTGGATTCGTGGCGGCTATTTGTTTACACTCGCGCCCGCTGATCATCTTTGCA AGTGGACTGGGCTTGATAGTTACGACCGCAATAGAAGCCACCATGTCGAAAGTCTTTGACTTTATGATCATGTCGTTTGATCTCGTGCTCAGGAAAGACCTGCTGGCGCTTTTTAACAGCGCCAatggttttattaattataccATTGACCCGGACGATCTGCCTGGTTACAACAAGGCATGGTATCGGCCTTATAAGGATGGTTGGCACGTTGGGGCCATTGGGAACCACGTCGTTCACGAATATGTGGACTTTGTGCAAATTACA GAATGTTGTGGGTTCAACGGGAGGCCCTTTTGGGAAATACCGATTCCACGGAGTTGTTGCTCGGATAAGTATCCGAATGAGACCTGCATACTTCAGTATGCGTACAGCAGATCTTGCGAAAACGCATATGACAATTTCAGACAGTGCACGGTGGGATTACGGAACGAGTGTTGCATTTTTGCGATAATTTCa GCCGCTGCTGGTGCGGTTTCGTTATATTTGTCATACATGAGAAAAAAGTATCCTCATGGTGATTACGCCGATTATTCCTCGTCGGATGAAGAGTCTGGTACTACCGACTTGttctaa
- the LOC103314290 gene encoding uncharacterized protein LOC103314290 isoform X1, protein MNKAAFVSFLRHLLFLLVILKLVNSLVLVFQSEECKQMFDQKSLIPLDSKAPVYKIDFAVDFIYSLARSIGFILIILSITGFVAAICLHSRPLIIFASGLGLIVTTAIEATMSKVFDFMIMSFDLVLRKDLLALFNSANGFINYTIDPDDLPGYNKAWYRPYKDGWHVGAIGNHVVHEYVDFVQITQECCGFNGRPFWEIPIPRSCCSDKYPNETCILQYAYSRSCENAYDNFRQCTVGLRNECCIFAIISAAAGAVSLYLSYMRKKYPHGDYADYSSSDEESGTTDLF, encoded by the exons ATGAACAAAGCCGCGTTCGTGAGTTTTCTCCGCCACTTGCTTTTCTTGCTAGTCATTTTGAAATTG GTCAATAGCTTAGTCCTGGTCTTCCAGTCGGAAGAGTGCAAACAAATGTTTGACCAAAAAAGTCTTATTCCCCTCGACTCGAAAGCTCCAGTTTACAAAATAGATTTCGCCGTGGATTTTATCTACTCTTTAGCCCGCAGTATCGGGTTCATTTTGATAATTCTGAGCATCACTGGATTCGTGGCGGCTATTTGTTTACACTCGCGCCCGCTGATCATCTTTGCA AGTGGACTGGGCTTGATAGTTACGACCGCAATAGAAGCCACCATGTCGAAAGTCTTTGACTTTATGATCATGTCGTTTGATCTCGTGCTCAGGAAAGACCTGCTGGCGCTTTTTAACAGCGCCAatggttttattaattataccATTGACCCGGACGATCTGCCTGGTTACAACAAGGCATGGTATCGGCCTTATAAGGATGGTTGGCACGTTGGGGCCATTGGGAACCACGTCGTTCACGAATATGTGGACTTTGTGCAAATTACA CAGGAATGTTGTGGGTTCAACGGGAGGCCCTTTTGGGAAATACCGATTCCACGGAGTTGTTGCTCGGATAAGTATCCGAATGAGACCTGCATACTTCAGTATGCGTACAGCAGATCTTGCGAAAACGCATATGACAATTTCAGACAGTGCACGGTGGGATTACGGAACGAGTGTTGCATTTTTGCGATAATTTCa GCCGCTGCTGGTGCGGTTTCGTTATATTTGTCATACATGAGAAAAAAGTATCCTCATGGTGATTACGCCGATTATTCCTCGTCGGATGAAGAGTCTGGTACTACCGACTTGttctaa